The following nucleotide sequence is from Calidithermus timidus DSM 17022.
GCTCTCGGGCGGTCAGCGCCAGCGCATCGCCATCGCCCGCGCCCTGCTCAAGGACCCCCGCATCCTCATCCTCGACGAGGCCACCAGCTCGCTCGACTCGGAGTCGGAGATGCTGGTGCAGGAGGCGCTCGAGACCCTCATGCGAGGCCGCACCACCTTCGTCATCGCCCACCGCCTCTCCACCGTGCGCCGCGCCGACGTGATCGTGGTGCTCGAGGCGGGCCGGGTGGTGCAGCAGGGTACCCACGAGGAGTTGCTGGCGATGGGCGGCCTGTATCGCGACCTCTACGAGCTGCAATTTCGCGAGGAGGGGGAAGTGGAACCGTTCCGCAGGGCGTAAGCTGGACTGTCGACCCTACTCCTTCAGTGCCTCTTCCAGCGTGTTCCACGCCAGCGTGGCGCACTTGACCCGCGCGTGCAGCTTGTGCACCCCGGCCAGCGCCTTGAGGTCGCCAAGCTCGGGCGCCGGCTCGGCCCCGTCCACGATCATGGCTTTGAACTTACGGGTGAGCTCGAGCGCTTCCAGCGGGGTCTTGCCCTTGATCAGTTCGCTCATCAGCGAGGCCGAGGTCATGCTGATGGCGCAGCCCTGGCCCTGCCAGGCGGCCTCGGCAATGCGCCCGTCCTCTAAGCGCAGGTAAAGCTCCAGGCTATCGCCGCAGGAGGGGTTGACGCCGGGCATCCTCACGCTGGCGTCCTCGAGGGCGCGGAAGTTGAGGGGGTGCTTGTAGTGGCGCAGCAGGATTTCCTTGTAGAGCTCCTCGAGCAGCTTCATTACGCCCCCCTACAGCCAGTCCTTGAAGAACCCCCGTACCTGCTTGAGCCCCTCGACGAAGCGGTCGACCTCCTCGAAGGTGGTGTAGAGGTAAAAGCTGGCCCTGGCGGTCGAGGCCAGGCCCAGCTTGCGGTGCAGCGGCTGGGCGCAGTGATGCCCCGCCCGCACCGCGATGCCGTACTGGTCGAGGGCGCAGGCCACGTCGTGGGCGTGCAGGTTGCCCAGGGTAAAGGCCACCACCCCGCCCCGGTCCTCCCCGCGCGGGCCGAAGGTGCGCACCTCGGGGAGCTCCGCATCGAGGCGCTGGAGGCAGTACTCGACCAGGGCGCGATCGTGCTGCCAGACCTGCTCCATGCCCACGCCCATGAGGTATTCGGCTGCCGCGCCCAGGGCGATGGCCTCGGCGATGGGGGGGGTTCCGGCCTCGAAGCGCTGGGGCGGCCTGGCGTAGCTCGAGCGGTCGAGGTGAACCTCCAAGATCATCTCCCCCCCGCCCAGGAAGGGGGGCAGCTCCCGCAGCACTTCGGCGCGGCCCCACAGCACCCCGGCCCCCGTCGGGCCGCACATCTTATGCCCGGAGAAGGCGAAGAAGTCGGCTCCCAGGGTCTTGACGTCGATGGGCATGTGAGGTGCGGACTGGGCCCCGTCTACCACCACCAATGCGCCTGCGGCTTTGGCCCGGCGGGCCACCTCGGCCACCGGGTTGACCGTGCCCAGCACGTTGGACATGTGCACCAGGCTCACCACCCTGACCCGCTCGGTGAGCAGTTCGTCCAGCGCGGTGAGCTCGAGCCGCCCCTCCGGCGTGACGGGGATGGCTTTGATGCGGGCGCCGGTGCGCCGGGCGACGAGGTGCCAGGGCACCAAGTTGGCGTGGTGCTCCATCTCGCTGAGCAAGATCTCGTCGCCCTCGCGCAGGTGGTGCAGGCCCCAGGCGTAGGCCACCAGGTTCAGCGCCTCGGTGGTGTTGCGCACGAAGACGATC
It contains:
- a CDS encoding cysteine desulfurase, with translation MPLTLESIRQDFPLIAGKPDLVYLDSTASSQKPHSVIEALSRFYRESYANVHRGAYALSLAATEAYEQARRILARFIGAEPEEIVFVRNTTEALNLVAYAWGLHHLREGDEILLSEMEHHANLVPWHLVARRTGARIKAIPVTPEGRLELTALDELLTERVRVVSLVHMSNVLGTVNPVAEVARRAKAAGALVVVDGAQSAPHMPIDVKTLGADFFAFSGHKMCGPTGAGVLWGRAEVLRELPPFLGGGEMILEVHLDRSSYARPPQRFEAGTPPIAEAIALGAAAEYLMGVGMEQVWQHDRALVEYCLQRLDAELPEVRTFGPRGEDRGGVVAFTLGNLHAHDVACALDQYGIAVRAGHHCAQPLHRKLGLASTARASFYLYTTFEEVDRFVEGLKQVRGFFKDWL
- the sufU gene encoding Fe-S cluster assembly sulfur transfer protein SufU, encoding MKLLEELYKEILLRHYKHPLNFRALEDASVRMPGVNPSCGDSLELYLRLEDGRIAEAAWQGQGCAISMTSASLMSELIKGKTPLEALELTRKFKAMIVDGAEPAPELGDLKALAGVHKLHARVKCATLAWNTLEEALKE